One Panicum virgatum strain AP13 chromosome 9K, P.virgatum_v5, whole genome shotgun sequence genomic region harbors:
- the LOC120647932 gene encoding uncharacterized protein LOC120647932, translated as MSAWKLRHYFEAHKIIVVTDQPLHDLFSNREASVRITKWASELSEFYIDFERRTAIKSQVLADFIVDWPSPIFKEEPSTETWIVHCDGAWWNDGAGIAAIIESPSGAKIRYAARLSFGNLESSTNNTTEYEALLLGLRKMKALGHQNFIVRTDSKVVRDHIEKDSEARKPELIEYLDAVRAMEKYFKGFDIVHIPRHMNDEADKLAKAASRKEQLPSDVFFEEITEPSVKPKKEKQVSVLSAEDWRTPIMEYLRGNIEPANEKEEKKMFQRARGYIISEGELFKSGVTSPWLKCISTLEGVELLNEIHSEFCGSHIGFRQLVWGPKEITIDNGKQFDSQLFREFCYNVGMKVIFASVYHPQSNGAVERANGIIFGSIRKCMFDQKKGKCADELPKVIWSHNTSESRTTKFTPFRLLYGAEAMTPEELKNQSLRVTHQAEAKPSKDTDLMELDILPASENLEKYQQEITKWRDKKVVKKNITVGDWILKRKPNAETSGKLHSKWEGPFLVTKSNRPGSYHLFDAEGNELQHPWNADSLKKYYI; from the exons ATGTCTGCTTGGAAACTTCGCCActatttcgaagctcacaagataatTGTAGTCACAGATCAACCATTACATGATTTGTTCAGCAACAGAGAGGCCTCAGTCAGAATCACCAAGTGGGCTTCAGAGCTTTCCGAGTTCTACATTGACTTCGAGAGGAGAACGGCCATCAAATCACAAGTCTTGGCAGATTTCATCGTTGATTGGCCATCCCCAATCTTCAAGGAGGAACCTTCGACCGAAACCTGGATCGTGCACTGCGACGGGGCCTGGTGGAATGATGGAGCGGGTATCGCTGCAATCATAGAGTCTCCCTCGGGAGCAAAAATAAGATACGCAGCGCGCCTAAGCTTTGGCAACCTCGAATCATCAACCAACAACACCACCGAGTACGAAGCCTTGCTCCTGGGCCTTCGCAAGATGAAAGCCCTTGGCCATCAAAATTTCATAGTCAGAACAGATTCGAAGGTTGTCAGAGACCACATTGAAAAGGACTCAGAGGCAAGAAAACCAGAGCTCATCGAGTATCTTGATGCTGTTAGAGCCATGGAGAAGTATTTCAAGGGCTTCGATATCGTCCATATTCCGAGGCATATGAACGACGAAGCTGACAAGCTAGCAAAggcagcatcaagaaaggagcaATTACCTTCGGATGTATTTTTCGAAGAAATCACAGAACCTTCAGTCaagccaaaaaaagaaaagcaggTTTCAGTCCTCTCAgctgaagattggagaacacctaTAATGGAGTACCTTCGGGGAAACATCGAGCCAGCAAATgagaaagaggagaagaaaatgTTCCAAAGAGCAAGGGGCTATATAATCTCCGAGGGTGAGCTGTTCAAGTCAGGCGTCACCAGCCCATGGCTAAAATGCATCTCAACACTCGAAGGTGTTGAACTACTGAATGAAATTCACTCCGAGTTCTGCGGCTCACAcattggcttcagacaactG GTTTGGGGTCCCAAGGAAATCACCATCGACAACGGCAAACAATTTGATTCACAGCTCTTCAGAGAGTTTTGCTACAATGTGGGGATGAAGGTAATCTTTGCCTCTGTGTACCACCCACAATCCAATGGGGCAGTTGAAAGAGCCAATGGCATCATCTTCGGCAGCATTAGAAAGTGCATGTTTGatcagaaaaagggcaaatgtgCTGATGAACTCCCAaaggtcatctggtcccacaacactTCAGAATCAAGAACAACCAAGTTCACCCCATTCAGGTTGCTCTATggtgccgaagcaatgacaCCAGAGGAGCTCAAAAACCAAAGCCTAAGGGTAACCCATCAAGCTGAGGCCAAACCCTCGAAAGACACAGATCTCATGGAACTAGATATCCTCCCAGCTTCGGAGAACCTTGAAAAGTATCAACAAGAAATCACGAAATGGAGAGAcaaaaaggtggtaaaaaagaACATCACAGTCGGGGACTGGATCCTGAAAAGAAAACCAAACGCCGAAACCTCCGGCAAGCTTCACTCCAAGTGGGAAGGACCATTTCTGGTAACCAAAAGCAACAGGCCAGGGTCATATCACTTGTTTGACGCCGAAGGCAATGAGCTGCAGCATCCGTGGAATGCTGACAGCCTCAAGAAGTACTATATATAA